The segment CGCGCCGCAGTTGCTCAACGAAGACCAGTTTTTTGTTGATCAGCTTTCGGCCCGCGGTGCGATGCAACTTTCGCCTCGCCGAATCTCCGCAGATCAGTTCGTTGTCGAAACGGACTTTGGCAGACTCGACGCCAACGGAGATTTCGATCCTGGACAAATTGCAAAGCTTTCACAGGGAGGCCAGCTTCCTGATTCGACGCTGCAAATGGAAGGCGAAATTGACATCGCCAAACTTCTTCAACGATTGCCATCCACGTTTCAGCTGCACAAAGATCTGACAGTAGAAAGCGGCACGATTCAGTTCAGTGCGGGGCAGCAAAACGGTACCGACGCGCGTCGGCTGATTTTCAATGTCGACACCGCCAATGTTCGCGCCAATCGCGGCGGACAGCCAATCGTCTGGCAGCAACCTTTGCGTCTGGTAGGAGTGCTTCGCGAGAGCAGCGGTCAGTTTTCGATCGAGAGCCTTGAGTGCATTTCTGATTTCCTGAACATCAACGGAACCGCCACGCTGCGCGAAGGAATGTTTCGCGTCAGCGGAAACCTGGGTGAACTTTCGCAGCGCATCCGCCAATTCGCTGATCTCGGACCGATGCAGTTTGCTGGTTCGCTCGACGGGCAGTTCGGCTGGAAAATTGTTGGCGAAAACCAGATCAACGTGGCCCAGTTGGTAAATCAGCCGATTCAAATCGGTGGCGAATTTACGGTGAATCAGCCCGTAATCGAAATGACGGATCTGCCGCGCTGGAGCCCGGACAAAATCGTGATTCGAACCAGCGGAAGCGGTCAGCTTTCAGGAACCGAATCCAGTTCGAGCATGAAGCTGTCCCAGGCCGGAGCGCAATTGGAAGTCGGGAACGAAACCGCGATCCTGTCGTTGGCTCGCCCGATCGAAGACGCGTTCACGAACCAGCAGTGGGTTTTCAACACTCAGGTGACCGGGCAAGTTGAAGGTTGGCTGCAGCACCTGCGAAACTTCGTCGATCCGGGAGACTTTCAGGCAGGAGGCACGCTAAACTTCGCCGGCATCACGATCGTTGATCCCAATCAGATTCGTGTCGAAAACGGACAGTATGAAATCAAACAGCTTGGCTTCGAGGGATACGGTGCAAAGATTCGGGAGGATCGCGTTGTCGGATCGGTGACAGCGGACTACGCGATCGACACCGGCAACGTGGGCGTCCAGCAAGGCACGCTTCAGGGGAGCGGAATTTCGGCGACGGCTCAGAACCTGAAACTGACGATCAGCGATGCCATGCAGTTGGACGGGGCTGCCGCGTGGCGAGCCGACATCAACCGAATGGCAGAATGGTATTCGTTGTCTCCTGCCGCGGACAGCATCAACTGGTTTGGCGCCGTCGAAGGCAACGTTGATTTCAAAAGTTCAGCTTCGGGCACAGATGCTTCATTCCGCGCGGACTTGACCGACCTTGTGGCGACTCAGCAAGCGACTGCGACGGATCGTACGTCGCCGATGCAAATGGTTAGCAAAAAACAGGCCTGGACCGAACTGTGGCGCGAACCGAAAGTAAACCTCAACGGCCAGGTGACTCTGGGAAGCGACTTCAACTCGTTGGCCATTCACGGCCTGACAGCGCGTTCCGGTTCTCTGGACTTCGACTCCAAAGGTACCATTTCCGACTTGGCCGGTTCGCTGGTCATGGATCTCGAAGGCAGTTGGCAGCCGAACTTTGACAAAATCAACTCCTTGCTCGCCGCGTACAGCCAGGACATGGTCGAACTTGGCGGGACCGGGATTCAGCCCTACCGAATTCAAGGGCCACTGTTCGCAGATTCCGCAGCGGCTTGGGTTTCCGAACAGCTAATCGTTCAAACGATTGTCGGATGGGATCGCGGTCAGTTGGCAGGGCTGCCGATCGGCAAAAGCGATCTCGCGGTTGAACTGCAGCGGCAGGTCGCTACTTTACGAACCAACGAATCAGGCATTCCGGTCAGCGGAGGCACGGTCAACCTGCAACCGCAACTCGATTTGCGTGGCAATGATCCAGTGCTCGTGCACGGCGCGGGACGGGTTCTCAATAGCGTTCAAGTTACGCCAGAGATTTGCCGCGACTGTTTAAAATTCGTCGCGCCGTGGCTTTCGGATACAACCAACGCACAGGGAGTTTTCTCGGCGGACATTCAGGGGATGAGCATGCCTCTGTTCAATCCGCAGCAGGCTTCGGCCAGAGGAACGCTGGTGATGCAGGACGTCACCGTTGCGGCCGGTCCGATGGCTGAGCAGTTGCTTGGAACGGTTTCGCAAATCCAGGCGATTCTGAAACCTGACTCGCGAGAGCGAGAGTTGAAAACGTGGCTCAAGATCGAGCAACAATCGATTCCTTTGGCGGTTGAAAATGGACGCGTCTTTCATGAAGGCATCAAGTTTTCACACAACGAACTGATCATTCGCACCAGCGGCAGCGTCGGTTTTGATCAGACGGTCAATCTTGTGGCCAAAATTCCGATCGCTGACGAGTGGATCGATGGCAATCAGTATCTGGCAGGATTGAAAGGCCAATCGATTTCGATTCCGGTTGGCGGCACGGTGGATCGACCGGTGATTGACAAAGACGCGGTGCAGAAACTCTCTACCGACCTGGTTCGCAATGCGGCTCAAGGTGCGATCGGGAACGCGATCACCGACAAGGTCAATCCGAAGCTCAATGAGTATCGCAATGAGCTAAACGA is part of the Mariniblastus fucicola genome and harbors:
- a CDS encoding translocation/assembly module TamB domain-containing protein, whose product is MSNRRNQDPFEPERRKRRARRREPENVRDDAQSDSTPRRRRWPIVVLVLLLIVALLPNLIGWFGLHNQFLPYAIGDFQGNVNIRQASLGWFQSIELNDVTATDLAGNPLASVAQVKTSKPLYALLTGSDYGEVDIHKPVVYYHVRQNGSNLEDAVSRYIASSQPSPLKSEVQNNSEPFVLPKMLIRVHEGSALITAEGNPRTWQIDSLSVAAAISEPQAPLAATAQLRAMSLMPDANGQLVVEESGTIEQLKLAFDVGADQLSFSTATVELETKQFPISIAAPLGQRIIGPATMGGSASSQIKAAWNGTTSEVEANIASLQLSNPQIYAPQLLNEDQFFVDQLSARGAMQLSPRRISADQFVVETDFGRLDANGDFDPGQIAKLSQGGQLPDSTLQMEGEIDIAKLLQRLPSTFQLHKDLTVESGTIQFSAGQQNGTDARRLIFNVDTANVRANRGGQPIVWQQPLRLVGVLRESSGQFSIESLECISDFLNINGTATLREGMFRVSGNLGELSQRIRQFADLGPMQFAGSLDGQFGWKIVGENQINVAQLVNQPIQIGGEFTVNQPVIEMTDLPRWSPDKIVIRTSGSGQLSGTESSSSMKLSQAGAQLEVGNETAILSLARPIEDAFTNQQWVFNTQVTGQVEGWLQHLRNFVDPGDFQAGGTLNFAGITIVDPNQIRVENGQYEIKQLGFEGYGAKIREDRVVGSVTADYAIDTGNVGVQQGTLQGSGISATAQNLKLTISDAMQLDGAAAWRADINRMAEWYSLSPAADSINWFGAVEGNVDFKSSASGTDASFRADLTDLVATQQATATDRTSPMQMVSKKQAWTELWREPKVNLNGQVTLGSDFNSLAIHGLTARSGSLDFDSKGTISDLAGSLVMDLEGSWQPNFDKINSLLAAYSQDMVELGGTGIQPYRIQGPLFADSAAAWVSEQLIVQTIVGWDRGQLAGLPIGKSDLAVELQRQVATLRTNESGIPVSGGTVNLQPQLDLRGNDPVLVHGAGRVLNSVQVTPEICRDCLKFVAPWLSDTTNAQGVFSADIQGMSMPLFNPQQASARGTLVMQDVTVAAGPMAEQLLGTVSQIQAILKPDSRERELKTWLKIEQQSIPLAVENGRVFHEGIKFSHNELIIRTSGSVGFDQTVNLVAKIPIADEWIDGNQYLAGLKGQSISIPVGGTVDRPVIDKDAVQKLSTDLVRNAAQGAIGNAITDKVNPKLNEYRNELNEKVGGEMNKLQNKFQDKLGGFLQDKLGAPASGNSGQNAVPSQTPQASPGQQLEDRLNGELQKGFNKLFGG